One genomic window of Nakamurella panacisegetis includes the following:
- a CDS encoding NUDIX domain-containing protein, which yields MSGDGWTVCALGHRHWGRFGAAGLLIVRGSDVLLQLRSTHVHNGGTWSIPGGARDRAESAAQAALRESAEEIGLRASDVRPGAEFVDDHGGWSYTTVIAPLVVPFVPRNNHESSGTAWVASSRVTELPLHNGFAHTWPRVAELVDAVLPRP from the coding sequence ATGAGCGGCGACGGATGGACGGTGTGCGCCCTCGGGCACCGCCACTGGGGGCGGTTCGGGGCGGCCGGGCTGCTCATCGTCCGCGGCTCGGACGTGCTGCTGCAGTTGCGGTCGACCCATGTCCACAACGGCGGAACGTGGAGCATCCCGGGCGGTGCGCGCGATCGGGCGGAGTCCGCGGCCCAGGCCGCGCTGCGCGAGTCGGCCGAGGAGATCGGCCTGCGCGCCTCCGACGTCCGGCCCGGAGCCGAGTTCGTCGACGATCACGGCGGGTGGTCGTACACCACCGTCATCGCGCCGCTGGTGGTCCCGTTCGTGCCGCGCAACAACCACGAATCCTCCGGCACCGCATGGGTCGCGTCGTCCCGGGTCACCGAACTGCCCCTGCACAACGGGTTTGCCCACACCTGGCCGCGGGTCGCCGAACTGGTCGACGCGGTGCTGCCCCGGCCGTAG
- a CDS encoding MFS transporter, with protein MTEPDRPDSARPHVPAHEAPGVATPHPEHRPAHLRITDEDSADGTVRGRSGPEPHKWWTLVAVCLGTFMLLLDVTIVNVALPDIQAALGTSFSGLQWVVDAYALTLAALLLTSGSLADLFGRRRLYVIGLVLFTAASLLCGLAGTSLLLQLSRGLQGIGGAIMFAVSLALLADAFRGKDRGVAFGVWGAITGLAVAIGPLLGGALTSGLSWRWIFLVNLPIGAFAVVICLLRVAESRAQNARRPDWLGFVVFTLALSSLVYGLIESNQRTFGSGLVIGCLVAAGVLLLLFVLVELRSRSPMFDLSLFRLPTFSGGAVAAFGLSASIFALLLYLVLYIQDVLGFNAFQTGLRLLVLSGGIIATSAVAGRLTSHVPVRFLIGPGLLLVGVGLLLMRGLDANSTWTHLIPGLIVAGAGVGMVNPPLASTAVGVVDAHRAGMASGINSTFRQVGIATGIALLGTLFTGQVTAAVRSATAGVPALADQGDRIATAIGSGGVAQLIAGLPADLRQQVGALSRTAFTSGLDRIMLVAAIIVLVSAVVAFFAIRSKDFAQQSAR; from the coding sequence ATGACTGAGCCGGACAGGCCAGATTCGGCCCGGCCGCACGTGCCCGCGCACGAGGCGCCCGGGGTCGCCACCCCGCACCCGGAGCACCGGCCGGCTCACCTGCGGATCACTGACGAGGACTCAGCGGACGGCACGGTGCGCGGACGCTCCGGACCCGAACCCCACAAGTGGTGGACACTGGTCGCGGTCTGCCTCGGGACGTTCATGCTGCTGCTGGACGTGACCATCGTCAACGTCGCTCTACCCGACATCCAGGCTGCGCTCGGTACCTCGTTCTCCGGGCTGCAATGGGTGGTCGACGCCTACGCGCTGACCCTCGCAGCGCTGCTGCTGACCTCCGGGAGCCTGGCCGACCTGTTCGGCCGGCGCCGGCTGTACGTCATCGGTCTCGTTCTGTTCACCGCGGCGTCACTGCTGTGCGGGCTGGCCGGCACGTCTCTGTTGCTCCAGCTCTCCCGCGGTCTGCAGGGCATCGGCGGAGCGATCATGTTCGCCGTCTCGCTGGCCCTGCTGGCCGACGCGTTCCGCGGCAAGGACCGCGGCGTCGCGTTCGGCGTGTGGGGCGCGATCACCGGTCTCGCGGTGGCCATCGGCCCGCTTCTCGGCGGCGCTCTGACGTCTGGTCTGTCCTGGCGGTGGATCTTCCTGGTCAATCTGCCGATCGGCGCGTTCGCCGTCGTCATCTGCCTGCTGCGGGTCGCCGAATCGCGGGCCCAGAACGCCCGCCGGCCGGACTGGCTCGGCTTCGTGGTCTTCACGCTGGCGTTGTCCAGCCTGGTCTACGGTCTGATCGAGTCGAATCAGAGAACATTCGGCAGCGGGCTGGTCATCGGCTGTCTGGTCGCGGCCGGCGTCCTGCTGCTGCTCTTCGTGCTGGTGGAGTTGCGCAGCAGGTCGCCGATGTTCGACCTGTCGCTGTTCCGGCTCCCGACCTTCAGTGGGGGCGCGGTGGCGGCGTTCGGGCTCAGCGCCTCCATCTTCGCGCTGCTGCTCTACCTGGTCCTGTACATCCAGGACGTGTTGGGGTTCAACGCCTTCCAGACCGGCCTGCGCCTGCTGGTGCTCTCCGGCGGCATCATCGCCACGTCGGCCGTGGCCGGCCGGTTGACCTCGCACGTTCCGGTGCGGTTCCTGATCGGCCCCGGTCTGCTGCTGGTCGGCGTCGGCCTGCTGCTCATGCGCGGGCTGGACGCGAACTCGACGTGGACCCACCTGATCCCGGGCCTGATCGTCGCCGGAGCCGGGGTCGGGATGGTCAATCCGCCGTTGGCCTCGACCGCGGTCGGGGTGGTCGACGCCCACCGGGCCGGCATGGCCTCCGGCATCAACTCCACGTTCCGGCAGGTGGGCATCGCGACCGGGATCGCGTTGCTGGGAACCCTGTTCACCGGTCAGGTGACGGCCGCCGTCCGGTCGGCCACCGCCGGCGTGCCGGCCCTGGCCGACCAGGGCGACCGGATCGCCACCGCCATCGGGTCCGGCGGCGTGGCCCAGCTGATCGCCGGGCTGCCGGCCGACCTGCGCCAACAGGTCGGTGCCTTGTCCCGCACCGCCTTCACCAGCGGCTTGGACCGGATCATGCTCGTCGCCGCGATCATCGTCCTGGTCTCGGCGGTCGTCGCCTTCTTCGCCATACGCAGCAAGGACTTCGCCCAGCAGAGTGCGCGCTGA
- a CDS encoding aldo/keto reductase: MESTCGWAVLGPGAIARRFVSQLPSSRTGRLVAVGSSDPSRARALADEVGGDVRAGTYDEVLADPAVDAVYIATVHTSHARLALAAIAAGKHVLVEKPLAPNLGSVMAVVDAARAAGVTVVEAYMYRFHPQTELLLRLVREGAIGAVQHVDASFSFAVPAQTGRLFDPALAGGGILDVGGYPVSMARAVAGAAIGAAFAEPLDLRASGRIGSTGVDEWALAHLTFADGMTASLRTGVRLADPQSVTVYGSNGYIALNDPWTIGGNTTLTLRVAGAEPQVHTFASDSAEHRPYALEADGLAAAVAGSGEAGLMSLDDSLGNARVLDRWRAAIGLRYPFETDTSNIPTVSGRPLAVDRSAPMRYGAIPGLTKPVSRLVMGCDNQPDLAQASSIFDAFFSSGGNTFDTAWLYGKGYYEKLFGQWMANRGIRDDVVVIVKGAHTPHCDPESLSRQLLESLDRQQHDRADIYMMHRDNPEIPVGEFVDVMNEHVDAGRITVFGGSNWTPERVDAADAYAAANGKRGFSVLSNHFGLAEAYDVPWAGCVQMTDPTAKAWLERKQIPLLPWSSQARGFFARADANDHSDAELVRCYYSDGNFERKRRAEKLGADLGVPATAVALAFVLSQTFPTFPLFGPRSTAEMRSSMAGLSVDLDAAQLAWLDLRD; encoded by the coding sequence ATGGAATCCACCTGCGGCTGGGCCGTCCTCGGCCCCGGCGCCATCGCCCGTCGTTTCGTCTCGCAGCTCCCGTCCAGCCGCACCGGCCGGTTGGTCGCGGTCGGCAGTTCGGACCCGAGCCGGGCGCGCGCGCTGGCCGACGAGGTCGGTGGCGACGTCCGCGCCGGCACCTACGACGAGGTCCTGGCCGACCCGGCGGTCGATGCGGTCTACATCGCCACCGTGCACACCAGCCACGCCCGTCTGGCCCTGGCCGCCATCGCCGCGGGCAAGCACGTCCTGGTCGAGAAGCCGCTGGCGCCGAACCTCGGGAGCGTGATGGCGGTGGTCGACGCCGCCCGCGCGGCCGGGGTGACGGTGGTCGAGGCCTACATGTACCGCTTCCACCCCCAGACCGAGCTGTTGCTCCGCCTGGTCCGGGAGGGCGCCATCGGGGCGGTTCAGCACGTCGACGCCAGCTTCTCCTTCGCGGTCCCCGCCCAGACCGGCCGGCTGTTCGACCCGGCCCTGGCCGGCGGCGGCATCCTGGACGTCGGCGGCTACCCGGTGTCGATGGCTCGGGCCGTCGCCGGCGCGGCCATCGGCGCCGCCTTCGCCGAGCCGCTCGACCTGCGGGCCTCGGGCCGCATCGGATCCACCGGCGTTGACGAGTGGGCGCTGGCCCATCTCACCTTTGCCGACGGGATGACGGCGTCGCTGCGGACCGGGGTCCGGTTGGCCGACCCGCAGAGCGTGACCGTCTACGGCTCCAACGGCTACATCGCGTTGAACGACCCGTGGACGATCGGCGGCAACACCACGTTGACGCTGCGGGTGGCCGGAGCCGAACCGCAGGTCCACACCTTCGCGTCGGACTCGGCCGAGCACCGGCCCTACGCCCTGGAGGCGGACGGCCTGGCCGCCGCGGTCGCCGGCAGCGGCGAAGCGGGCCTGATGTCGCTGGACGACTCTCTCGGCAACGCCAGGGTTCTCGACCGGTGGCGGGCCGCGATCGGCCTGAGGTACCCGTTCGAGACCGACACCTCGAACATTCCGACCGTCTCCGGCCGGCCGCTCGCGGTCGACCGGTCGGCACCGATGCGCTACGGCGCCATTCCCGGTCTCACCAAGCCGGTGTCCCGGCTGGTCATGGGCTGCGACAACCAGCCCGACCTGGCCCAGGCGTCGTCCATCTTCGACGCGTTCTTCAGCTCCGGCGGCAACACCTTCGACACCGCCTGGCTGTACGGGAAGGGCTACTACGAGAAGCTCTTCGGGCAGTGGATGGCCAACCGCGGCATCCGGGACGACGTCGTCGTCATCGTGAAGGGGGCCCACACCCCGCACTGCGACCCGGAATCCCTGTCCCGCCAACTGCTGGAATCCCTGGACCGCCAGCAGCACGACCGCGCCGACATCTACATGATGCACCGGGACAATCCCGAGATCCCGGTGGGGGAATTCGTCGACGTGATGAACGAGCACGTCGACGCCGGGCGGATCACGGTGTTCGGCGGTTCGAACTGGACGCCGGAGCGGGTCGATGCCGCAGATGCCTATGCCGCGGCCAACGGCAAACGCGGATTCTCGGTCCTGAGCAACCACTTCGGGCTGGCCGAGGCCTACGACGTGCCCTGGGCCGGGTGCGTGCAGATGACCGACCCGACCGCGAAGGCCTGGCTCGAACGCAAGCAGATCCCGCTGCTGCCCTGGTCCTCGCAGGCCCGTGGGTTCTTCGCCCGGGCCGATGCGAACGATCACAGCGACGCCGAACTCGTCCGCTGCTACTACAGTGACGGCAATTTCGAGCGCAAGCGGCGAGCCGAGAAACTGGGCGCCGACCTCGGAGTCCCGGCGACCGCGGTGGCGCTGGCCTTCGTGCTGTCCCAGACCTTCCCGACGTTCCCGCTGTTCGGCCCCCGGAGCACGGCCGAGATGCGGTCGTCGATGGCCGGACTGTCGGTCGACCTGGACGCGGCCCAGCTCGCCTGGCTCGATCTTCGGGACTAG
- a CDS encoding spermidine synthase → MNDGQVELLADDDRPGGWLLLLDRVRQSYVALDDPSYLEFPYVQALAEAVVAMPEGPLEAIHIGGGGATLPRWLAQVRPGSAQVVFEPHPELLRVVQSRLPVPPDSGIEFRPADGRRGLGAHPADSADVVVIDAFSGGRVPAELSTAEFFADVARVLRSTGLLLINTTAAAQSMYLRRIVAAVATQFAEIVVSGQTTGDVGNLVIVAGRAGHLPIELVLAEDGPLGPSLALSGPALGDFVGDVEPLTDASPMRSPIPPDATWRVGGD, encoded by the coding sequence GTGAATGACGGCCAGGTCGAACTGTTGGCCGACGACGACCGTCCGGGCGGGTGGTTGTTGCTGCTGGACCGCGTCCGGCAGTCCTACGTCGCCCTGGACGATCCCTCCTACCTGGAGTTCCCCTACGTCCAGGCCCTGGCCGAGGCCGTCGTCGCCATGCCGGAAGGGCCACTGGAGGCGATCCACATCGGCGGCGGGGGAGCGACCCTGCCGCGGTGGCTGGCCCAGGTCCGGCCGGGTAGTGCACAAGTGGTGTTCGAGCCGCACCCCGAATTGCTCCGGGTGGTGCAGTCCAGGCTTCCGGTGCCGCCCGATTCCGGGATCGAGTTCCGGCCGGCCGACGGTCGCCGCGGGCTCGGCGCGCATCCGGCCGACTCGGCCGACGTGGTGGTGATCGACGCCTTCAGCGGCGGGCGGGTCCCGGCCGAGCTGAGCACCGCGGAGTTCTTCGCCGACGTGGCCCGCGTCCTGCGCTCGACCGGCCTGCTCCTGATCAATACCACCGCGGCCGCGCAGTCGATGTACCTGCGGCGGATCGTGGCCGCCGTGGCCACGCAGTTCGCCGAGATCGTGGTGAGCGGCCAGACCACGGGCGATGTCGGCAATCTGGTGATCGTCGCGGGCCGGGCCGGGCACCTGCCGATCGAACTGGTGCTCGCCGAGGACGGACCGCTGGGTCCGTCGCTCGCGCTGTCCGGACCGGCGCTGGGCGACTTCGTCGGTGACGTGGAGCCGCTCACCGACGCGTCTCCGATGCGTTCACCGATCCCGCCGGACGCGACCTGGCGGGTCGGCGGCGACTGA
- a CDS encoding extracellular solute-binding protein, protein MRRSRPIFTAVAVLAGASLLLTGCGSKSSSSGSGGGGSLDVFISAQPNYPDQFAAWSKEITAKFKAATGADLTIETYASSSDETTKIQASIVSGTGPDVYQLGTTFTPVAYATKGFTTLTDADWAKIGGRARYYPESLAMSGPDAAHQIGIPVAMRPYAMVYNTDMFKAAGITTPPATWDDLIKVATKLTKNGVYGLAMDYADGFDPWKYIWTLSEQSGGSFVSKDLKTAQLTSPKVVAATATYFDFVTKYKVTDTKSVGWKNADAVTAFGSGKAAMIVMSGPGAIPSLDKSSVNGKYAFAPLPDVPVGMTTRPAGASAAQSIVSGDNVAIASYSKNKDLALAYVNLLTGNEMQTAQFNYFGFLPTNKDAFAALAAKNSTLAPFAAAEKGSTPTAFTGAWSDVQNGVTNTVVQSLPSLVKGSYDTGAITALLTKANSAAQSSLDRANK, encoded by the coding sequence ATGCGACGATCACGCCCCATTTTCACCGCGGTGGCCGTCCTGGCCGGCGCCTCGCTGTTGCTGACCGGATGCGGAAGCAAGAGCAGCAGTTCCGGATCCGGGGGTGGAGGCAGCCTGGACGTCTTCATCAGTGCCCAACCCAATTACCCCGATCAATTTGCGGCCTGGTCGAAGGAGATCACGGCCAAATTCAAAGCCGCCACCGGGGCCGACCTGACGATCGAGACCTACGCCAGCAGTTCGGACGAGACGACGAAGATCCAGGCGTCGATCGTCAGCGGTACCGGTCCGGACGTCTACCAGCTGGGCACCACCTTCACCCCGGTCGCCTATGCGACCAAGGGCTTCACCACCCTGACCGACGCCGATTGGGCGAAGATCGGTGGACGTGCGCGCTACTACCCGGAGTCGTTGGCGATGTCCGGCCCGGATGCCGCCCACCAGATCGGCATCCCCGTCGCGATGCGCCCGTACGCCATGGTCTACAACACCGACATGTTCAAGGCGGCCGGGATCACCACCCCGCCGGCCACCTGGGACGACCTGATCAAGGTGGCCACGAAACTGACCAAGAACGGCGTCTACGGCCTCGCCATGGACTACGCCGACGGGTTCGACCCCTGGAAGTACATCTGGACCCTGAGCGAGCAGTCCGGGGGCTCGTTCGTCAGCAAGGATCTGAAGACGGCCCAGCTGACGTCCCCCAAGGTGGTGGCCGCGACCGCCACGTACTTCGATTTCGTGACCAAGTACAAGGTGACGGACACCAAGAGCGTCGGGTGGAAGAACGCCGACGCCGTGACCGCGTTCGGTTCGGGCAAGGCGGCCATGATCGTGATGTCCGGTCCCGGTGCGATTCCGAGCCTGGACAAGTCGTCGGTGAATGGTAAGTACGCATTCGCACCGCTGCCGGACGTCCCGGTCGGCATGACCACTCGCCCGGCCGGCGCTTCGGCCGCGCAGAGCATCGTTTCCGGTGACAACGTGGCGATCGCCTCGTATTCGAAGAACAAGGACCTGGCCCTGGCTTACGTGAATCTGCTGACCGGCAACGAGATGCAGACCGCCCAGTTCAACTACTTCGGATTCCTGCCGACCAACAAGGACGCCTTCGCCGCGCTGGCCGCGAAGAACAGCACGCTGGCCCCGTTCGCCGCGGCTGAGAAGGGTTCCACCCCTACGGCCTTCACCGGCGCGTGGTCGGATGTGCAGAACGGGGTCACCAACACCGTGGTGCAGTCACTGCCTTCCCTGGTCAAGGGAAGCTACGACACCGGCGCCATCACGGCATTGCTGACCAAGGCCAACAGCGCGGCGCAGTCGAGTCTGGACCGAGCGAACAAATGA
- the rpiA gene encoding ribose 5-phosphate isomerase A — MTSSPATPAATPDDSQEGEKRRVAEAAALLVEDGMLVGLGTGSTVAYLLPALARRQLDIRCVSTSPQTEAAAAALGLAVGPFGSIVRFDIAIDGADQVTPDGWLVKGGGAAHTREKIVAATSDRFVVIADSSKAVDVLRAPIPVELLAFGLDSTLRRLGSTRLRDVPPSPDGGVIADFFGAIDDPAVTARFLRDTAGLVEHGIFPPELSTDIILATGSGVVHRTLR, encoded by the coding sequence GTGACATCCAGTCCAGCAACACCCGCCGCCACGCCGGACGACAGCCAGGAGGGTGAGAAGCGGCGTGTCGCCGAGGCGGCGGCGCTGCTGGTCGAGGACGGCATGCTGGTCGGCCTCGGCACCGGTTCGACGGTGGCCTACCTGCTGCCCGCCCTGGCCCGGCGACAGCTCGACATCCGGTGCGTGTCGACCTCGCCGCAGACCGAGGCGGCCGCGGCCGCGCTCGGCCTGGCCGTCGGACCCTTCGGCAGCATCGTGCGATTCGACATCGCCATCGACGGAGCCGATCAGGTGACACCGGACGGGTGGCTGGTCAAGGGCGGCGGGGCGGCGCACACCCGCGAGAAGATCGTCGCCGCGACGTCGGACCGGTTCGTCGTGATCGCCGACTCGTCGAAGGCGGTGGACGTCCTCCGGGCGCCGATCCCGGTCGAGCTCCTGGCCTTCGGGCTGGATTCCACCCTGCGCCGGCTGGGTTCGACCCGGTTGCGTGACGTGCCGCCGAGCCCGGACGGGGGCGTCATCGCCGACTTCTTCGGGGCGATCGACGATCCGGCCGTCACGGCGCGGTTCCTCCGTGACACCGCCGGGCTGGTCGAACACGGCATCTTCCCGCCCGAGTTGAGCACCGACATCATCCTGGCCACCGGGTCGGGCGTGGTGCACCGCACGCTCCGCTGA